One Grus americana isolate bGruAme1 chromosome Z, bGruAme1.mat, whole genome shotgun sequence DNA window includes the following coding sequences:
- the LOC129199128 gene encoding tetraspanin-36-like, with protein sequence MDCGVITSKTVLLLLSLAFWAAAAGLSYVGGYVINTYKSYDNFLQDKYALLPAVIIICVAVVMFIIGLIGCCATFRESRVGLGLFLAIILVIFVAEVSAFVLGFVYREKVKTDVQGTMHSVFEKYDGKNPESTVVDYLQEQLHCCGVRNYSDWTTTQWFNSTGNNSVPLSCCRQDVKNCTGRLDQPQELNTRSCAEELESGLQSVISYAMLVILGFAIVKFFGMLSVCVLTCRREDSGYQPLYSGVFA encoded by the exons gcagcagcagcgggtCTCAGCTATGTTGGGGGATATGTCATTAACACCTACAAGAGCTACGACAACTTCCTGCAGGACAAGTATGCTCTTCTGCCAGCCGTCATTATTATTTGCGTTGCTGTGGTAATGTTCATCATCGGGTTGATTGGCTGCTGTGCCACCTTCCGGGAGTCTCGAGTTGGCCTAGGGCTG ttcttGGCCATTATCCTGGTTATCTTTGTTGCAGAAGTATCTGCTTTTGTCCTGGGATTTGTTTATAGGGAAAAG GTAAAAACTGATGTGCAAGGCACAATGCACTCAGTCTTTGAGAAGTATGATGGGAAAAATCCAGAGTCTACTGTTGTGGATTACTTGCAAGAACAG CTTCATTGCTGCGGGGTAAGGAACTACAGCGACTGGACAACCACACAGTGGTTTAATTCCACCGGTAACAACAGCGTgcctctgagctgctgcaggcaaGATGTGAAGAACTGCACAGGGCGCCTGGATCAGCCACAGGAACTCAATACGCGG agctgtgcagaggAGCTGGAGTCTGGGCTGCAGAGCGTTATCAGCTATGCTATGCTTGTAATCCTGGGTTTTGCCATTGTAAAG TTCTTCGGCATGCTGAGTGTCTGCGTGCTTACCTGCAGGAGAGAAGACAGTGGATATCAGCCTCTTTACTCAGGGGTGTTTgcttaa